One genomic region from Marinobacter szutsaonensis encodes:
- a CDS encoding VWA domain-containing protein produces the protein MLIDFFLEVRRAKVPASLREFLDLLEALQNRLAFADMEEFYYLARLCLVKDERHFDKFDRAFQAYFEGIQNLDDLLEALIPDDWLRAEFEKHLSDEEKAKIDSLGGLEELIETFKKRMEEQQERHAGGNKWIGTGGTSPFGANGYNPEGFRIGQKNGRQGRAVKVWEKREFRDLDDSITLGIRNIKVALRRLRKFARQGAADQLDMDDTIRSTARNAGYLDLKMVPERHNAVKVLIFFDVGGSMDPHIRVCEELFSAARLEFKHMEYFYFHNFIYENVWKNNVRRMNETTTTWDILHKYTPDYKVIFVGDATMAPYEISHPGGSIEHWNEEAGATWFQRVTDHFRKVVWLNPLPESYWGTGGSLGMTRQLVNDHMYPLTIDGLESAMRQLSK, from the coding sequence ATGTTGATTGATTTCTTTCTCGAAGTGCGGCGGGCCAAGGTTCCCGCCAGCCTGCGCGAATTCCTCGATCTGCTGGAGGCCCTGCAGAACCGCTTGGCCTTTGCCGACATGGAGGAGTTCTATTACCTGGCGCGCCTGTGCCTGGTGAAGGACGAGCGCCACTTCGACAAGTTCGATCGTGCTTTCCAGGCTTATTTCGAAGGCATCCAGAACCTGGATGACCTGCTGGAAGCCCTGATTCCCGACGATTGGCTCCGGGCAGAGTTCGAGAAGCATCTCAGCGATGAGGAAAAGGCGAAGATCGACTCCCTGGGTGGCCTGGAGGAGCTGATCGAAACCTTCAAGAAGCGCATGGAAGAGCAGCAGGAGCGCCACGCCGGGGGCAACAAATGGATCGGTACCGGGGGTACCTCACCGTTCGGCGCCAACGGCTATAACCCCGAAGGCTTCCGCATCGGCCAGAAGAATGGTCGTCAGGGGCGGGCGGTCAAGGTCTGGGAAAAGCGGGAATTCCGGGACCTGGATGACAGCATCACCCTGGGTATCCGCAATATCAAGGTGGCCCTCCGCCGGTTGCGCAAATTTGCCCGCCAGGGCGCGGCGGACCAGCTGGATATGGATGACACCATCCGCTCCACCGCCCGCAATGCCGGTTACCTGGACCTCAAGATGGTTCCTGAGCGCCACAATGCGGTGAAGGTGCTGATCTTCTTTGACGTGGGCGGTTCCATGGACCCGCACATCCGTGTCTGTGAAGAGCTGTTCTCCGCGGCCCGGCTCGAATTCAAGCACATGGAGTATTTCTACTTCCACAACTTCATTTATGAAAACGTTTGGAAGAACAACGTCCGGCGCATGAACGAAACCACCACCACCTGGGACATCCTCCACAAGTACACGCCGGACTACAAAGTCATCTTTGTCGGCGATGCCACCATGGCGCCCTATGAAATCTCCCATCCCGGCGGTTCCATTGAGCATTGGAATGAGGAGGCGGGTGCCACCTGGTTTCAGCGCGTGACCGATCACTTCCGCAAGGTAGTCTGGCTCAATCCGCTGCCGGAGAGTTATTGGGGTACGGGCGGTTCACTGGGCATGACCCGGCAGCTGGTGAATGATCATATGTATCCGTTGACTATCGATGGCCTTGAGTCGGCGATGAGGCAGCTCAGCAAGTGA
- a CDS encoding MoxR family ATPase, with protein sequence MKFTGTEKYVATDDLQMAVNAAIALQRPLLIKGEPGTGKTLLAEEMASALGMRLIPWHIKSTTKAQQGLYEYDAVSRLRDSQLGDEKVKDISNYIVKGKLWEAFESEEQVVLLIDEIDKADIEFPNDLLLELDRMEFFVYETQQFVKAKHRPIVVITSNNEKELPDAFLRRCFFHYISFPDHETMQNIVDVHFPNLQQEIVRDALEVFFDVRKVPGLKKKPSTSELIDWLKLLMADELTAKALQEKDTGTALPPLYGALVKNEQDVHLLQKLAFMARRRN encoded by the coding sequence ATGAAGTTTACCGGTACCGAGAAGTATGTAGCCACCGATGACCTGCAAATGGCCGTCAATGCGGCGATTGCGCTCCAGCGCCCGCTGCTGATCAAGGGCGAGCCCGGCACCGGCAAAACGTTGCTGGCGGAGGAGATGGCATCGGCCCTGGGCATGAGGCTGATTCCCTGGCACATCAAATCCACCACCAAGGCCCAGCAGGGTCTGTATGAATATGATGCGGTCTCCCGCCTGCGTGATTCCCAGCTGGGCGATGAGAAGGTCAAGGACATCAGCAACTACATCGTCAAGGGCAAGCTCTGGGAAGCCTTTGAATCCGAGGAGCAGGTGGTACTGCTGATCGACGAGATCGACAAGGCCGATATCGAGTTCCCGAACGACCTGTTGCTCGAACTCGATCGCATGGAGTTTTTTGTTTACGAGACTCAGCAGTTCGTCAAGGCGAAGCACCGCCCGATCGTGGTCATCACCAGTAACAACGAGAAGGAACTGCCAGATGCCTTCCTGCGCCGGTGTTTCTTCCATTACATCAGCTTCCCGGACCACGAGACCATGCAGAACATCGTGGACGTGCACTTCCCGAACCTGCAGCAGGAGATTGTCCGGGATGCCCTGGAGGTCTTCTTCGATGTGCGCAAGGTGCCGGGCCTGAAGAAGAAGCCCTCCACCTCCGAGCTGATCGACTGGCTGAAGCTGCTGATGGCCGATGAACTGACCGCCAAGGCCCTACAGGAGAAGGACACGGGAACGGCGTTGCCGCCGCTGTATGGCGCGCTGGTGAAAAATGAGCAGGACGTGCACCTGTTGCAGAAGCTGGCTTTCATGGCACGCCGTCGCAACTGA
- a CDS encoding YcgN family cysteine cluster protein, with protein MIAQIPFWQRKRLDEMTPQEWESLCDGCGKCCLAKLEDEDTGEVYHTDLVCRYMDQDTCRCTVYSERLQKVPGCTVITPETVGDYYWLPYTCAYRSLAEGRGLAAWHPLRSGDPESVHEAGVSVRHRVISEEQVPEEDWEEHIIHWVL; from the coding sequence ATGATTGCCCAGATCCCGTTCTGGCAGCGCAAACGCCTGGACGAGATGACTCCTCAGGAGTGGGAATCCCTGTGCGATGGCTGTGGCAAATGCTGCCTGGCGAAGCTCGAGGATGAAGATACCGGCGAGGTCTACCATACCGATCTTGTGTGCCGGTATATGGATCAGGACACCTGCCGGTGCACGGTGTATTCCGAGCGACTGCAGAAAGTCCCGGGCTGCACCGTGATCACGCCGGAGACCGTAGGGGATTATTACTGGCTGCCTTACACCTGCGCCTACCGCTCGCTGGCCGAGGGGCGGGGACTGGCGGCCTGGCATCCGCTAAGAAGCGGAGATCCGGAGTCCGTGCATGAAGCCGGCGTTTCGGTGCGCCACAGGGTGATTTCCGAAGAACAGGTGCCTGAAGAAGACTGGGAAGAACACATCATTCACTGGGTATTGTAA
- a CDS encoding YcgL domain-containing protein produces the protein MKEREFISVFKSSRKADTYVFVRRGQDWDELPEGLRGIFGAPVHSMDLLLTPGRKLARTTGQQVLEAIKEKDFYLQMPEEQEGYVVEFKRKLEQHEK, from the coding sequence ATGAAAGAGCGGGAATTTATCTCCGTATTCAAAAGCAGCCGGAAGGCGGACACTTACGTATTCGTGCGCCGGGGGCAGGACTGGGATGAGCTCCCCGAGGGCCTTCGCGGCATCTTCGGTGCGCCGGTCCATTCCATGGACCTGCTGCTGACTCCGGGCCGCAAGCTGGCCAGGACCACCGGCCAACAGGTTCTGGAAGCCATCAAGGAAAAGGACTTTTACCTGCAGATGCCGGAAGAGCAGGAGGGGTACGTGGTCGAGTTCAAGCGCAAGCTGGAGCAACACGAAAAATGA